One genomic window of Pelmatolapia mariae isolate MD_Pm_ZW linkage group LG5, Pm_UMD_F_2, whole genome shotgun sequence includes the following:
- the LOC134626888 gene encoding odorant receptor 131-2-like encodes MNPRYILFFHLVLNDMIQVTLTVILFVTSYIFFQINVSVCCVLILLALFATENTPLNLACMAVECYIAICIPLRHVQICTVKRTLMLIGLIWMTSMLSVLPDLFITLAIEPLDFYHSRVFCLRETVFRNPHIIKKRDITYIVYLVIVWFIIFFTYFKVLFTAKTASQDATKARNTIILHGFQVLLCMSIYAEPLLKQALQQWFPKNYSDSLFACYIIFQILPRAISPIVYGVRDKTYRKNLKRYLLCKMSP; translated from the coding sequence ATGAATCCACGCTACATCCTGTTTTTCCACCTGGTACTTAACGATATGATCCAAGTAACGCTGACTGTCATACTGTTTGTCACCAGCTACATCTTCTTCCAGATAAATGTCTCTGTCTGTTGTGTGCTCATCCTGCTTGCTCTTTTTGCCACTGAAAACACGCCTCTGAATCTGGCTTGCATGGCAGTGGAGTGCTACATTGCCATCTGCATCCCTCTTCGACACGTCCAAATCTGCACGGTCAAAAGGACGTTAATGTTGATTGGGTTAATTTGGATGACCAGCATGCTGTCTGTTCTTCCTGATCTCTTCATCACCTTGGCCATAGAACCACTGGATTTCTATCATTCTCGTGTGTTTTGCCTCAGAGAAACAGTCTTTCGAAATCCCCACATCATCAAGAAGAGAGATATCACCTATATAGTCTATCTGGTTATTGTCTGGTTTATTATCTTTTTTACGTACTTCAAAGTCCTGTTCACTGCAAAAACAGCAAGCCAAGATGCTACAAAGGCCAGAAATACAATTATTCTCCATGGTTTTCAGGTGTTGTTGTGTATGTCAATATATGCTGAACCCCTACTGAAACAGGCCCTGCAGCAGTGGTTTCCTAAAAATTATTCAGATTCCCTTTTTGCTTGTTATATTATTTTCCAGATCCTGCCACGAGCAATTAGTCCAATAGTCTATGGAGTAAGAGACAAAACTTACAGGAAGAACCTGAAAAGATATCTGTTGTGTAAAATGAGTCCCTAA
- the LOC134627543 gene encoding odorant receptor 131-2-like: MNPRYILFFHLVLNDMIQVTLSTILFVTSYIFFQINVSVCCVLTLLAVLVTENTPLNLACMAVECYIAICIPLRHVQICTVKRTLMLIGLIWMTSMLSVLPDLFITLAIEPLDFFNSRVFCLRETVFRNPHIIKKRDITYIVYLVIVWFIIFFTYFKILFTAKTASQDATKARNTIILHGFQVLLCMSLYAEPLLKQALLQWFPQYYSNSLFACYIIFQILPRAISPIVYGVRDKTYRKYLKKYLLCKMRF; this comes from the coding sequence ATGAATCCACGCTACATCCTGTTTTTCCACCTGGTACTCAACGATATGATCCAAGTAACACTGAGCACCATACTGTTTGTCACCAGCTACATCTTCTTCCAGATAAATGTCTCTGTCTGTTGTGTGCTCACCCTGCTTGCTGTTTTAGTCACTGAAAACACCCCTCTGAATCTGGCTTGCATGGCAGTGGAGTGCTACATTGCCATCTGCATCCCTCTTCGTCACGTCCAAATCTGCACGGTCAAAAGGACGTTAATGTTGATTGGTTTAATTTGGATGACCAGCATGCTGTCTGTTCTTCCTGATCTCTTCATCACCTTGGCCATAGAACCACTGGATTTCTTTAATTCTCGTGTGTTTTGCCTCAGAGAAACAGTCTTTCGAAATCCCCACATCATCAAGAAGAGAGATATCACCTATATAGTTTATCTGGTTATTGTCTGGTTTATTATCTTTTTTACGTACttcaaaatcctgttcactGCAAAAACAGCAAGCCAAGATGCTACAAAGGCCAGAAATACAATTATTCTCCATGGTTTTCAGGTGTTGTTGTGTATGTCATTGTATGCTGAACCCCTTCTGAAACAGGCCCTACTGCAGTGGTTTCCTCAATATTATTCAAATTCCCTTTTTGCTTGTTATATTATTTTCCAGATCCTGCCACGAGCAATTAGTCCAATAGTCTATGGAGTAAGAGACAAAACTTACAGGAAGTATCTGAAAAAATATCTGTTGTGTAAAATGCGCTTCTAG